Genomic DNA from Nonomuraea rubra:
CGCCGACGACCTGCCCGACCCGGCCGCGCCGCCGCCCGGCTGCCGGTTCCACACCCGGTGCACGCACGTACGCGACGAACTGTGCCGCACCGTCGTGCCCGAGCTGCGGGCATTCGGCGAGTGGCGGCAGGCGGCCTGCCATCACGCAGCCGATCTCACCCTCGCCGGGATGGCATCGACGGCTCATGACGTGGAGGTGAGCGGTCTCACGGCGGGACGCGACGCGTAGCCGGTGACGGTCACGACCGGTTCGGGGCCGGCGTGATGGGATGGATCCGGCCGGCGGTGCGTGAGGTCGCAGCAGTGGTTAGCTTAGATTCAAAGATTCAAGGCAACACATTGGGCCGGGGTTCGGTAGCCGAGGCACTTGCGGGGGCGGTTGTTCAGTCGGGCGGCCAGTGCGTCAAGGTCGGCTTGGCTGTACAAGCTCAGATCGATGCCTATCGGCAGGCATTGCCGGATCAGTTTGTTCGTGTTCTCGTTCGTACCCCGCTGCCATGGGCTGCGCGGTGCCGCGAAATAGACGTCGACGCCGGTCGCTTCGGTCAGCAGCCGGTGGCCGGCGAGTTCCATACCGCGGTCCCAGGTCAGAGTGCTGCGCAGGCGGGCATCCATCCGTGAGAATGCCTGCTGCAGGGCGGGGATGACCGTCGTGGTGTGACGGCTGGGAAGCGCGACCATGGTCAGGTAGCGTGACTTGCGGTCGACCAGCGTCGCGATCTGGCTGTTCCTGGCTCCGACGATGAGATCGCCTTCGAGGTGGCCGAGCTCGGTCCGGGCGTTGGCTGTGTCAGGCCGTTCCTCGATCGGCCGTGCCCCGGTGATCTGGGAACGCCACTGGCCCTTGACCGTGTTCCTCTTGTTCTTGCGGATGGGACGGTGGGTGCGCAGCTTGGTGCACAGCTCACGCGGGATCAGCTTCCAGCGGGTCGTGCAGATCGCGCGGTAGATGCTTTCGTGGCTGATCCGCATGAGCGGGTTGCCGGCGTGCATCAGCCGCAGGTCTCCCGCGATCTGCTCCGGGGACCACTCATTGTCGAGCAGGTCGATGGGCCCTGCCCCGGTGAGCCCCCGATTCCGCGACAGCGGGTGCTACCTCGAGGGCAGACGCTGGCGTGGCCGAGGGCCTCCTGCACGGCCATCAATTCGACCCCGGCGGCCAGTATCAGCGACGGCACCACGGCGGAGATCATGCAGCCGCCCCGCGACAGTGCGAGGCCATGACGAAGACCAGCTCGCTGCGGCAGTTCAGGCGTTGCCGGATTGGGCAACCAGCCAGGACGGCCGTCCTCAGGCGTCGTCCCGGTTCGCGGCGAGCGTCCAGACCGCGTCCTCGCCCCGGCCCTGCGCGACACCGCGCCCGAACTCGGCCACGGCCGCGTCGAACAGCGGGGCCCGCGTGCCGGAGGAGGACAGCGCGTGCTGGAACGTCCGGGCCGCCTTCTCATAGGTGGCGAGGGTCGCCTGGTCGGTGCTGAAGTCCTCGTCGGCGAGCCGCTGGGCTATCTCCTCCTGCTGGAACTCCAGCACGCTGGCCACCCGCACCGCCAGTGGCATGAACTCCTTCGGCGAGATCCCTTGCGCCTTGGCGTACCGGGCGGCCTCAGCGAACGCGGCGAGGATGGTCATGTGGAAGGCGCCGACCGTGGCGGCCTCCAGGACGTTCGCGCCCTCCGGGGACTCGGAGACGTGGCGAGAAATGCCGCCGAGAAGCGCCAGTGGCTGCCGGGCGGTCTCCCATTCCGGTTCGCTGCCGGAGACCAGGAGCAGGAAATCGTCTCGTCCGACTTGTTCCGGATAACCGACGATCACAGCGTCGAGGTAGCCGCCGCCTTGCTCGGCGACCCGATCCCGCATCGGCCGCGCCTGATCAGGACTGCCCGTGGTCATGTTGACGACGACGCGGCCGGCCAGCGTCCCGGCGTCGCCGAGAACGGCCTGGACGACCTCGTAGGTGCTGAGGCAGATCACCACGATCCGCGCGCGCCCCACGGCCTCCTGTACGGTCGCGACGGCGGAGCACCCCGAGGCCGTCAGAGCCTGTGCGCGCTCCGGAGTCCTGTTCCACACCGTGACGTTCGCTCCCCTGGCCGCTAACGTCCTGGCCAGAGCAGACCCCATGAAGCCGCAGCCGAGCACGGCCACATCGAGCTGAGCAGACATCCGCGTGTCCCTTCGTGTGTCAATTGCTCGATCGGTCCCGTGCATGAGCGGAATCAGCGGTCATGAGCTCATCAGGCCGACCGCGCCTTCCCAGGTAAGCCTGCGCCCGGTGAGCCAGGCCGTGATTGATCCCACGTGCCACGCGATCTGAAGGAAACGTCACCGGCCCCGGTAATGGGGTGTGAGCCAGGTTCCAGGACGATCGATCACCAGTTCTGGGAGGTTTCCACCGGACCGGCACCCGGCTTCTCGTACTCTCAGCGCCTGGCCGTATAGGGGCTCTGCCGGGGTTAGCGATCAAGATCGCCAATGACACTCGCCAGCAGCCGTCGAGCGTGACACGGGGGCGGGACCGTGGACGGAATCTTCATCCCGACCATGGGCCGAGGCAGGCGTCATCGGCTCCGATTGAGGCCGCTGGGTTAGGACCCGTCTCTACACCTACAGGAGATTGACATCATCTTCCTTCTCAGTAACTATACTGACCAGTCAGGCCAGTTCAGAGCTTCTGAGACCATGGGCCCATTCACTGACGGGCTGCGGTGGCAGCACGGAAGCCAGAGGACATCCAACTGACACCCGGATCTCGCACGTGCGGCTGCCGCGCAGACACACCCGCCGGGCCGTGCTCCTGGGCGACGCCACGCACTGCATCAACCCGGTGTGCGGGGTGGGGGCGTATGCGTCGTTGCCGGGCGCGAAGACGGCGGCCGAGTCCCTGCGGGAGACGGATGACGTCACGTCCGCCTTCGCACGGTTCGAGTCCGGCGTCCGGCCCTTCACCAGAACGGCACAGAGCATCACAGCGCGGACCGCGGGGCTCAGCACCGGGGACGCAGCGCCACCATCCCGGCGACGCTGACGAGGTTCAACAGCCGCAGGCGGGCCATTCGCCTGGTCGCGTGGTGGCCGAGCACACTGGCCCCGAGAGATGTCACTACTGCACGTGAGAGAGACTGATGGGACGCACAGCAGGACGAGGGCCCGAAGACACCAAGCGCTTGATCCTGGACGCCG
This window encodes:
- a CDS encoding NAD(P)-dependent oxidoreductase, giving the protein MSAQLDVAVLGCGFMGSALARTLAARGANVTVWNRTPERAQALTASGCSAVATVQEAVGRARIVVICLSTYEVVQAVLGDAGTLAGRVVVNMTTGSPDQARPMRDRVAEQGGGYLDAVIVGYPEQVGRDDFLLLVSGSEPEWETARQPLALLGGISRHVSESPEGANVLEAATVGAFHMTILAAFAEAARYAKAQGISPKEFMPLAVRVASVLEFQQEEIAQRLADEDFSTDQATLATYEKAARTFQHALSSSGTRAPLFDAAVAEFGRGVAQGRGEDAVWTLAANRDDA
- a CDS encoding IS30 family transposase, coding for MSRNRGLTGAGPIDLLDNEWSPEQIAGDLRLMHAGNPLMRISHESIYRAICTTRWKLIPRELCTKLRTHRPIRKNKRNTVKGQWRSQITGARPIEERPDTANARTELGHLEGDLIVGARNSQIATLVDRKSRYLTMVALPSRHTTTVIPALQQAFSRMDARLRSTLTWDRGMELAGHRLLTEATGVDVYFAAPRSPWQRGTNENTNKLIRQCLPIGIDLSLYSQADLDALAARLNNRPRKCLGYRTPAQCVALNL